DNA sequence from the Sphingomonas taxi genome:
CCCGGCGGCATGTTGCCGACGCGCTGGTGCCCCGCGGTCGCGACGACGTCGCCTTGGCACAACGGCCGGCCGAAGAAGGTGCGCTTGAGCGCCTGCGGCTGGCCTTGCAGGCGCAGGTTCGCCTGCGCCGGTGCGAAGACGACGCGCGTCGCCGGCTTGGATTCGACCTTGCGCACCTCGACGAAATCGCCCGCGCCGACGCCGGCATTGGCGCGCTGCAGACCGTCGATGCGCAGCACCTCGATGCCTTCGTCCTCGGTATAGGGGCCGACCGCTCGCGCGGGGGTCGATTGCTTGCCGACGATCTCGATGACGTCGCCCTCGCCCACCCCCAGCGCCGCCATCAGGCTGCGCGGCAGATGCGCCAGGCCGCGGCCGGAATCTTCCGGACGGCTGTTCGCCACCTGGATCTTGCGGGTGGTGGTATCGCTATCGGCCATGCACGTTGATCCTCGAAACCGTTTCGAGCGTGCGAGATAGGAAGACGGTTCCGCCTGCGCCACCGCGCGCCGACCCAAAAAAAGGGCCAGCCCCGAAGGGCCGGCCCGTGAAAGTTTTAGGAGAGGATGCCTGAAAGGCCCGTCCCTTTTGTCGTCCGCAGCTTTATGTTGCAAGTGCGAAAAGATACGTTACGATTGCAGAAGTTGCATTCGTCGGCGTGATCGGTCAGGAACGGATGCAAGGAGAGGATCGTCATGCGCAGACTGCCGCCGCTTGGCGCGATCGAGGCATTCGTCCAGGTCGCGCGACTGGGTTCGGTCAAGGCCGCCGCCACCGAACTGGCGCTGTCGGCACCGGCGCTCAGCCGCCGCGTCCAGTCGCTGGAACGCTTTATCGACAGGCCGTTGTTCGAGCGCCGGCATCAGGCGATGGTGCTCAACGCCGATGGCGAACGGCTGCTCGGCCAGATCGCGCCGGTGCTCGACAGCCTGTCCGATGCGGTCGAGGCGATGACCGGGACGGTCGAGGTGTTGCGGCTGCGGCTCGGCATCCTGCCCTTGTTCGCGTCGCAACGGCTATTTCCGCGGCTGGGTGAATTGCGTGCGGCGCATCCGGAACTGCATCTCGACATCGATACCGCCGGCCATGGCGTCGCACGGCTCGGCGAGGGGCTCGACGCGGTGATCGCGCTGTCGCGCGAGATCGAGCCGACGCTCTATGCCAAGCGGCTCGATCGCAATTCGGTCTATGTGATCGGTGCCAGGACGCTGCTCGACGGGCCGGATCCGGTGACGCGGCCCGAGCAGCTCTCCCGCCTCACCGCGCTGATCCACCGCGAGATGCCCGACAATTTCACCGCCTGGCGCGACGCGGCGAAGGTCGATCCCGGCATCGAACCGCTGGCGATCGACTATTTCGATTCGGGTGCGCTGATGCTCGAGGCGGCGGCCCAGGGGC
Encoded proteins:
- a CDS encoding LysR substrate-binding domain-containing protein: MRRLPPLGAIEAFVQVARLGSVKAAATELALSAPALSRRVQSLERFIDRPLFERRHQAMVLNADGERLLGQIAPVLDSLSDAVEAMTGTVEVLRLRLGILPLFASQRLFPRLGELRAAHPELHLDIDTAGHGVARLGEGLDAVIALSREIEPTLYAKRLDRNSVYVIGARTLLDGPDPVTRPEQLSRLTALIHREMPDNFTAWRDAAKVDPGIEPLAIDYFDSGALMLEAAAQGLGVAFMHESHFQEARDPRLVRLFDIVVESPYSYWFVCRPRALHQRPVRMFHDWLIQTLGEV